The proteins below are encoded in one region of Oryzias melastigma strain HK-1 linkage group LG9, ASM292280v2, whole genome shotgun sequence:
- the LOC112148511 gene encoding cingulin-like protein 1, producing the protein MAQMRTDREEMDAIFDESEEISEMFGQVQLLMKKQKDTIKQNVKKINNLEVALEEKLDQPKQMDKLERQHQMEISELNSKISNLEKSLKEEKTRTSETRNLLTQQLEEVVQKKAVLADSEQNLQQQKKQLEKEKNFLINEHQLALSKEKKQLAKERKEWERKHSDLSQEIAQMRKDHEERSATFDKAEKDFSEKFGQVKKEMEQLQDTIAEKVSIIKNLEDTLKEKLDQPKQMEKLANQHQVEISDLNSKITKLEKSLKEEKTRTRETRYYLTQRLEEEIQKNAAFVGSEVIQQQKQQFEKEKNSLINEHQLVLRKGKKHLDKTIREFERINSGLLQEMAQMKNHYEERLFHQFQEMEILKEEFEDKTAHLCWDIFQAETKLQEERNMVNCAEEIFKLEEEQSAKLKDELLHVKKDLESQKQKWEKVQQEERNITNLIKQFEAEGQESAKLKAALLLVTKVQEIQKQQWQTELLSAHQTACALLETQKELEDEALEWLNEKKVLLQQISNLEKTVKKKKTNVKKTAKADSKKTEQLQVEELEKAKSQKKSLGRRFLNLFKKARKVD; encoded by the coding sequence ATGGCCCAAATGAGGACAGATCGTGAGGAAATGGATGCCATCTTTGACGAATCTGAAgaaatttcagaaatgtttggaCAGGTCCAGCTGTTGATGAAAAAACAGAAGGACACTATCaaacaaaacgtcaaaaaaataaacaatcttGAGGTTGCCTTGGAGGAAAAGCTTGACCAACCAAAACAGATGGACAAACTAGAGAGGCAGCATCAGATGGAAATTTCTGAACTCAACAGCAAAATATCCAACTTGGAAAAATCTCTCAAAGAAGAGAAAACCAGGACCAGCGAAACTAGGAACCTCTTAACCCAACAGCTGGAAGAAGTGGTCCAGAAAAAAGCTGTGTTGGCCGATTCCGAACAAAATCTTCAGCAACAGAAGaagcagttggaaaaagaaaaaaattttctCATCAATGAGCATCAGCTGGCCTTatcaaaggaaaagaaacagctggcaaaggaaagaaaagaatggGAGAGAAAACATTCTGATCTTTCCCAAGAAAttgctcagatgaggaaagaTCATGAGGAAAGAAGTGCCACCTTTGATAAAGCTGAAAAGGACTTTTCAGAAAAGTTTGGCCAGGTCAAGAAGGAGATGGAACAACTGCAAGACACTATTGCAGAAAAGGTCTCCATCATAAAGAACCTTGAAGATACCTTGAAGGAAAAGCTTGACCAaccaaaacaaatggaaaaactgGCGAACCAGCATCAGGTGGAAATTTCTGACCTCAACAGCAAAATAACCAAGCTGGAAAAATCtctcaaagaggagaaaaccagGACCAGGGAAACTAGGTACTACTTAACCCAACGGTTGGAAGAAGAGATCCAGAAAAATGCTGCGTTTGTCGGTTCAGAAGTAATTCAGCAACAGAAGcagcaatttgaaaaagaaaagaattccCTCATAAATGAACATCAGCTGGTATtaagaaaggggaaaaaacatcTGGACAAGACAATAAGGGAATTCGAGAGAATAAACTCTGGTCTTTTACAAGAAATGGCTCAAATGAAGAACCATTATGAGGAAAGGCTCTTCCATCAATTCCAGGAGATGGAAATTTTAAAAGAGGAGTTTGAGGACAAAACTGCTCATCTCTGCTGGGATATCTTTCAAGCGGAAACAAAACTACAGGAAGAGAGGAACATGGTAAACTGCgctgaagaaatcttcaaaTTGGAGGAAGAACAGTCAGCTAAATTAAAAGATGAGTTGCTCCATGTAAAGAAAGATCTAGAGAGTCAGAAGCAGAAATGGGAAAAAGTACAACAGGAAGAGAGGAACATAACAAACCTCATCAAACAGTTTGAAGCGGAAGGTCAAGAGTCAGCTAAACTAAAAGCTGCTTTGCTCCTTGTAACGAAAGTCCAAGAGATCCAGAAGCAGCAATGGCAAACAGAACTCTTGAGTGCCCATCAAACAGCCTGTGCTTTACTTGAGACCCAAAAAGAGCTGGAAGATGAAGCACTGGAGTGGCTGAATGAAAAGAAGGTCCTCCTCCAGCAAATCTCTAACCTGGAGAAGACAGTTAAGAAGAAAAAGACCAATGTCAAAAAAACGGCAAAGGCTGATTCgaaaaaaactgaacagctgcaggtggaggagctggagaaagcAAAGTCTCAAAAGAAATCTCTTGGAAGGAGATTTCTGAACCTTTTCAAAAAGGCCAGAAAAGTGGACTAG